The following are encoded together in the Vigna angularis cultivar LongXiaoDou No.4 chromosome 9, ASM1680809v1, whole genome shotgun sequence genome:
- the LOC108347177 gene encoding very-long-chain aldehyde decarbonylase CER1 has protein sequence MASKPGILTNWPWKPLGSFKWVILTPWIVHSTYSFIVNDPKKKYLAYFLIFPYMLVRMLHDQIWITLSRHRTAKGKSRIVDKAIEFEQVDRESNWDDQILFNGILFYVGYMLIPEASQMPLWRLDGVVITALLHAGPVEFLYYWLHRALHHHFLYSRYHSHHHSSIVTEPITSVIHPFAEHIAYFLLFAIPLYSTVVTRTASIASYAGYLAYIDFMNNLGHCNFECIPTSIFSTFPFLKYLMYTPSFHSLHHTQFRTNYSLFMPIYDYIYGTMDKSTDSTYETSLKRQEISPDVVHLTHLTTPESIFHLRLGFASLASKPQSSTWYLYLMWPFTLSSVLVTWFYAKTFVIERNAFKMLNLQSWVIPRFHVQYLFKWQSETLNKLIEDAILQAESSNAKVLSLGLSNQANSLNKYGELYIKRFPELKIKIVDGSSLVVAIVLNSIPNEASEVLLCGKPNKVSYAIATALCEKGTKVTTMYKDEYDDLELRLSKECKKNLVFPGSYNAKIWLVGDQCNEAEQKKAAKESLFIPVSQFPPKKLRKDCYYHSTPAMIAPPSLVNVDSCENWLPRRVMSAWRVAGIVHALEGWNVHECGNFTFSVEKIWQASLRHGFRPFKINSFSSTLNQLP, from the exons ATGGCTTCAAAACCTGGAATACTCACCAATTGGCCATGGAAGCCTCTCGGGAGTTTCAAG TGGGTGATTTTGACACCATGGATTGTGCACAGCACTTACTCCTTCATAGTGAATGATCCAAAGAAGAAATACCTTGCTTACTTCCTCATCTTCCCCTACATGTTGGTCAGGATGCTGCATGACCAAATTTGGATCACACTTTCCCGCCACAGAACGGCCAAAGGGAAATCCAGAATCGTTGACAAGGCCATTGAATTCGAACAAGTTGATCGAGAAAGCAACTG GGATGACCAGATCTTGTTCAATGGGATATTGTTCTACGTAGGTTATATGTTAATTCCAGAAGCTTCTCAGATGCCCTTGTGGAGATTGGATGGTGTGGTTATCACTGCTCTTTTACATGCAGGACCAGTGGAGTTTCTGTATTATTGGCTGCACAGAGCacttcatcatcattttctctATTCCAGATACCATTCTCATCACCATTCTTCCATTGTCACAGAACCCATTACTT CTGTGATCCATCCATTTGCAGAACACATAGCATACTTTTTGTTATTTGCCATTCCACTCTATTCAACAGTGGTCACAAGAACAGCTTCCATAGCATCCTATGCTGGCTATCTTGCATACATTGATTTCATGAACAATTTGGGTCACTGCAATTTTGAGTGCATTCCAACCTCCATTTTCTCAACATTTCCCTTCCTAAAGTATCTCATGTACACTCCATC GTTCCACTCACTGCATCATACCCAGTTTAGGACAAATTACTCACTGTTCATGCCAATTTATGATTACATCTATGGTACGATGGACAAGAGCACAGACAGCACATATGAAACATCATTGAAGAGACAAGAAATTTCACCTGATGTGGTTCATCTGACACATCTCACAACACCAGAATCCATTTTTCATCTGAGGTTGGGATTTGCATCCTTAGCCTCAAAACCACAATCTTCAACATGGTACCTTTATTTGATGTGGCCTTTCACTCTTTCGTCTGTTCTTGTCACTTGGTTTTATGCCAAAACCTTCGTCATCGAGAGGAATGCTTTCAAAATGCTCAATTTGCAATCATGGGTTATTCCTAGATTCCATGTTCAA TACCTTTTCAAATGGCAAAGTGAAACTCTTAACAAACTCATAGAAGATGCAATACTTCAAGCAGAGTCAAGCAATGCAAAGGTTCTAAGTCTAGGTCTTTCAAATCAGgcaa ATTCACTGAATAAATATGGTGAACTTTACATCAAAAGGTTTCCTGAGCTTAAGATAAAGATTGTGGATGGAAGTAGCTTAGTTGTGGCAATTGTTCTTAATAGCATTCCTAATGAAGCAAGTGAAGTTCTTCTTTGTGGAAAACCTAATAAGGTTTCATATGCCATTGCTACTGCTTTATGTGAAAAGGGTACAAAG GTTACAACAATGTACAAAGATGAATATGATGATCTTGAATTAAGACTCTCCAAGGAGTGCAAAAAGAACTTGGTTTTCCCAGGATCCTACAATGCAAAG ATTTGGCTTGTGGGAGACCAATGTAACGAAGCAGAACAAAAGAAAGCAGCAAAAGAATCATTGTTCATACCTGTTTCCCAATTCCCTCCAAAGAAACTTCGTAAAGACTGCTACTATCACAGCACACCAGCCATGATAGCTCCACCTTCATTGGTCAATGTCGATTCCTGTGAG AACTGGCTGCCGAGGAGAGTGATGAGCGCGTGGCGCGTGGCCGGAATAGTGCATGCCCTAGAAGGTTGGAACGTTCACGAATGTGGAAATTTCACGTTTAGCGTTGAGAAAATATGGCAAGCAAGTCTTCGACATGGCTTTAGGCCATTCAAGattaattcattttcttcaactcttaatcaattgccataa